The Acropora palmata chromosome 10, jaAcrPala1.3, whole genome shotgun sequence genome contains a region encoding:
- the LOC141894456 gene encoding uncharacterized protein LOC141894456, with product MINFGYLFLFMLVSNVHPIPFFKKSKQAKDSKFAVSCVNVIFINEYKKPIRIWKTMSKRSFKGFAVPGKIYKLKTMATNRKKPIVFHAEALADKSRQLLLEGQESISILPFDCDETFINVTVTDAGPTERTACQLLSQGGNSDGLCCHFPFTYKNTSYNSCINKDREALWCATTKNFDKERKWGFC from the exons ATGATCAATTTTGGATATCTATTTCTCTTTATGCTAGTGTCCAATGTACATCCGATCCCATTcttcaaaaaatcaaaacaagcaaaagatTCCAAATTCGCTG TGAGCTGTGTGAATGTGATTTTCATAAATGAATACAAAAAACCAATAAGAATCTGGAAAACCATGTCGAAGAGATCATTTAAAGGATTTGCAGTACCCGGAAAAATTTACAAGCTGAAAACAATGGCCACAAATCGAAAGAAACCGATAGTTTTCCATGCAGAGGCTCTTGCAGATAAATCAAGACAACTTTTACTGGAAGGTCAAGAATCAATTTCTATTCTTCCCTTTGACTGCGATGAGACATTTATCAATGTTACAGTCACAGATGCAGGACCCACAGAGCGCACTG CGTGTCAGCTGCTGTCTCAGGGAGGGAATTCCGATGGATTATGCTGCCACTTTCCGTTTACGTACAAGAACACTTCATATAATTCTTGCATCAACAAAGACAGGGAAGCGCTATGGTGTGCTACAACAAAAAACTTCGACAAGGAAAGGAAGTGGGGTTTCTGCTGA